One Chionomys nivalis chromosome 15, mChiNiv1.1, whole genome shotgun sequence genomic window, tgCAAGATCATTTCCTCAGAGAAACCTTTTCTGTTGCCAAGTCCTTCCAGCCCCCTGTACCTCCTCTCCTATCTATCTCCATGGAATCAATAAGCCCTTTGGGGCAAGTCTTTGTCCTCAGAATCTAATACAGCTCTGATACACAGTAAATACTGAAAGATTCAGCTAaactaattaataattaaaagtaGACTTCACACTtcttacttatattttatttttaatttccagtGAAAGTGaaattaattccagcacttaggagggagaggcaggcaaatccctgtgagtttgaggtcagcctgatctacagagcaagttagaggacagccagggctacataaagaaaccccgtagtttaaaaaagaaacaacagctaGATGTGACCGTTAGTATGGCTGGCATCACCAAATGCTCTAACCATGGCACAGCATACCAAGGAATGTGTGGCACTAATCCAGACTATCACTCATGACGCCCATCCAGAAGAACTTCAGTAGGGTGGCCTCCATGGACATTCTGGCATCATTTCAGGATCTCACAACCAGTTTATCCAGTGGACAACGAACCAACGCCTCTCTAGTAGCCTTGTTCTTTGGATGATGGAAGCTTTTGATCCATCTTGGTTTCTAAGATGGGCCCAGGATTCTTCTTATGCCTCTGCACCCTCTGTCACACTGTCCATCAATTCTGACAGCCCGTCAGCTGTGTAATCAGCAAATGGTGACCATCTTATTCCTATAGCTATGAACTGTGACATAAAATTCctcacagaaaataaatcatttctcaCTGACCTTGTTATTATGGTTGTTTAATAATCAAGCAGAAATGGCTCTACTGGTTAAAATGACAGACTTTTCAAAAGCTAATCcacttcaaagaaaaattttcaacTCATATGAAAGTTACAAATGGTCCATGTGCTCTGCCCTGCACCTGTCACTTTTTCATTGAAATAGAGACAAAGTTTGCTATTGttgtataaaagaaaaagcaaaacactgTTGTCACTGGGACCATAGTATGTCTAGGCTTTTAAAGCTCTCAGTGGCTTGGACTCAGTTAGAATGTGGGCAAGACACAAACGAAAAGTAGTTCTGTCACAGTGGCAGGATCGGAGCTGGGCTTTCTTCATTTCCAGTTTCAATGCCCATCTCAGTGCTTTTGGgtattctttctattttaatttaaaaacagtatAAGGGCTTGAAAAATAAGTCTGCCAGTTTCCGAAACTTTTCTTCCTCAGATCAAAAGGAGTGAGCTGCATCTGTTCTGGGTCCCACTGCAAGAATCAACAGTTCCCAAGGGCCTGCAGCTGCCAGTACCCCATCATCCAAGATGCCCACCCATGCTCAATCAGAAGCATACCCTTTCTAGCAACATCTATGCCAGACAAGACCTTCAGACCTGTCACCCAAAGGAGACATATCTACAGAAACTCCCAGAACCGCCATAGTTGTCAATTTGATCTCTCCTTGGATCTGTTTCTGAGGAGTGGTCCCAAAAATCACAGAGCTCCAGTAAAAATGAGTCAGTACTTCATGCCGCATGTCTGATAACAGAGTTCCAAAATGAACATCTCTAATATGTAGCAACTCATTTCAACAAAAACTGAGTGTCCTTTGCTGGGGACAAAGACAAATAAACTGGAGCTGGGGAAATTGCTCAGTGATGAAAGCACTTGCCACGCAAGGATGAGAATCGGcgtctggatccccagaacccacataaagtaCTGGGGGTGTGGTGGACCACCTTTCATCCTAGCCTTGGAAGGTGGGAATGGGATCTCTTGAGCAAGCTGGCGAGCAAGGCTGGCTGAACTGGTGAGCCCTTCTGTCTTGATGAATAAGATGGAAGAGAAATTGGAGATAATTCTCATCAACCTCAGTCCTACATATACACccacatgcatactcacacacatgtgcctacTAACATGCAAATATGCATAAAACCATGTCCTAGCTagagttactattgctatgatgaaacacaaCAACTAAAAATAACTTGgggaagaaggggtttatttggcttacacttccacatcactgctcatcactgaaggaagtcagggaaggaacctgatgcagaggccatggaggagtgctgctcactggcttgttctccatggcttgctttcttatagacccaTTCCCTGAGCTTCCTGATTCAAATAGCAGGACAGGGTAATGGCTTTGCTGCTGATCACAGTTCTCCTCTACTAGCTATAAACCCTGCTTCTGGCCATTGCAGGCACCAAGTACTTTGTTTGATAAGAAGCCAACAGAAGAGCATCTAAAGACAGGTAGGCAGACAGACATGCAATAAGAGACTAACTGACAATCTGTCTGGTTCAAGGTAACAATACCACACAGATAACTACATACCTGGTCTTTAAGGACTCTCCTGTTCTGTTTCAGGCAGAGATATCTTCATCTAAGAGGCTAGCTGGAGACTGGCATTCCAGACTAAGCATCTATTGCCTACAAACATTTGAATGCAATTTTTGATGTTTACAATGTCCACTCATAGATGCCTTGCCTATGTCATTTACTTTTACATATGTGTCCAACTTTTTGACATTGACATTGCCATCTACAAATGTGCTGAACAGCATTTACAATTATCCTGGAACACAGCGAGTGTAAGGAATTTTCACCCCCACTTTACAGAGAAggccaataaaactttaaaagggTAAGTAATGCCCTTCAAGGTTCCCACAGCTAAAGTGATGAAGTTAGggttcatcacacacacacacacacacacacacacacacacgttccagGCATCTAACAAGTCACTAGCTTAACAACTAACAAGCCCCTCTAAATGATGCTTCCCCACAGGTGTCTTCTGAAGTACTATCCTAGAGCTGGCCTCATCCACCACCATCTTTCTGAAGCCACCAGAATTCAACAagaccgccgggcggtggtggcgcatgcctttaatcccagcacttgggaagcagaggcaggcagatctctgtgagttcgagaccagcctggtctacaagagctagttccaggacaggctccaaaaccacagagaaaccctgtttcgaaaaaccaaaaaaaaaaaaaaaaaaaaaaaagaattcaacaaGACCAGTGAGAAGGTGGCTCAAGCGCTCGACCTCAAGGGGCTTCTGGCTCTGCTGGAAAACAGACACACAGCAATTAATATGCCAGACAAAAGAGCACTCAAGGGCACCAAAAAGAGCCAGAGCTGCCTGCATTCTACACCACAGGTGAAAAGAAAGGGAGCTGCTGCCTAGAAGAAAGACTGCAGAACACAGTGGGAAGGGGCTAAGCACCGCCCCTCCAGGAGCTTTATACAAACTACACCtcacctttttctcttctctctctgagtttctcATTTGGTTGCATTTGAAACTGCAGTAAGAAAGTCCCTCAAattctaaagttaaaaaaaaaaagtctcccttCCCAATCCATGACCTTCCCCATCCCTGGGGCACATCTGAATctcttgattttgttgttgttgttcttttattttgtattatgtgATCCCCTCATGGCGCATTCCTTTAaacccacactcaggaggcagaaacaggcagatctctgagttcaatgccaaccttgtctacagaggagttctagggcagccagggctacacagagaaaccctgtcataaaaacaaaactcccTCTAAATCAGGAAATTTAATTCTCTCAAACCAGGAAACAAGACCTTGGGTCTCAGGGAACAGAAACAGCCACAGCCTGGGCCTCCAAAGCCAAGACAGGCTTTCTTATCAAAACCACAAGCAGGTAGGGTTCTGAGAGAGCCTTACTTAGCCTCAGATGTAGGTGAGTGTAAAGGCTGGACAGACAGGGCTCTGAGGTGGGAAATGGAAGCTGCACTAGACAGGGCCCCTCCTGCTGGGTCGTGCAGATCTCAAGGCagtacagacaggaagcagaagaagCTCTAGACAGGGAGGGTGCTAATACAAATGAAGACACTATCACCGAGGTGCCACAGAGGACACTCTGCGGCTGAGACTGCACTACAGGCTAGCGAGGGGAAGGAGTGTACTGGCAGAGACTTGAGAGAAGGAAACCGAGCTAAACTGGATCAACGCAACACTTCTCATGCTGCTCCAATCCCAGGCCTCCCTCAAAGCCTTGGACACGATACTGATGCAGAAGGACATCAAAGAAACTCTGAACTCCTGTGAAAAGGCACAGGTACAGGCAGGGAGGCCTGGGGGCCACAGGGGATGGCATACTCCCAGTACAGACAAGGTACCCGTCAGGTTCTGATCTGGATTTATATGGtttatttcttctcctcttcAAAATAAGTCTTCAAGAAAGACAGCTGTACAAATTTTATAGTGAGAAGTCTCAAAGAAGGAACAGTCCCAGGTCTAAGGTCACTATCAAGTGGCTGAATCCGAACAGGAAACCTGCAGAATCATGGGCTTATCCACAGTGTGAGCACACCTCCTTCCCATCCACTTCCTCCTGATACTCAGTTCAGGAAAGGCAAATATGTACACAAGTACACACGCAGTCACacgcagtcacacacacacaactgcagtTTCTGGGGTAGTGAGGAATAACTATAATTAACAATATAGGCCTAggggtatagctcagtgttaGCATACTTGTGTACCATGAGTGAGACCCAGGTTCAATATCAGCAccaaaaacataaaaactaaacaaaaacaattaacaaTTAGCATCTATCAAATATTGTGTTATCAGCTTTCAACGAATCACTTCATGTAAGACTAATAGCACCCTTTTGAGCTACacaatattattactattattcccACTCATAGTCCAGAAAATTGAGGCTCACGGATGCTAGTATGTGGAAAGTAACGATGGCCCTGTCTGGATGTGCACAAGTGCTGGAAGAAAGGTGACAGGTGGCAGTCAGTACTGGGCTGACACTGCTTTATAGCCTAAGCTAAGGGATGTGATTAACAGCAGCTGCAGAGACATATGGCGCTGCCTTCTGTGGCTCACTCCCCATCATCTTCCCCGGAACTGCTCCACATTGCTTAAAAAACCGGAACAAGTTAAAAAGTCTTGGAGCGAGGGGCAAATAGAGTTTGCCTGTTGGCTTGTTAAGAGTCAGGCTGACCTGGTGGTAAGGAATCCTTCCCGAACTGGAAACGTTCCTGCAGATTTACCCCTTTTTCACTGCCATGCAGAGATGCGTGTGCTTGTGGAAGATGCGGACAAATGCCAACCACACATTCCCAACACACCTGTAAGCTTTCAAGCTGTCCCTTTTGTCTGCCTGTCTTCTTGTCTGCCCCCTCCTTCCCACACCAAATCCCACTGTATGCCTGACCCTTCCAAATCCCAGCAGCCTTCACAGAAGCCCAGTGCTTTGCGAAGAGCCTCCTCTACACTGGGCATGCCTCCCTCTTAGACAGCCAGCTCCTACCTCCGTGCTTTAGAGCCATCTGGAGACCTGCTGTCCCTCCAACACAATGAGAAGCTCCTGCATACAGTTTCTTTGGATTCCTAATTTTAGCCAGTGTTAAGCAATGGTAGGTACAAAAGATGCTGAACAAATAAAGAATCTTCCAGTTCTAGCTATTAATAAGAGCATTTATAAGCTTATAAGCTGTCAGGCATCTTCCACAAGGCCAGTATGGAGCAGAATATTTTACATGTACTTCTCACCCCCAAAATAAGACTGCAGGGAAGATACCTATCCATGTcacaggagaaaggagacagaaaggtgAAGTCCATATCTAAGGTCACCATGAAGTGACTGATCCAGAACCAGAAACCTCTAGAATCACAGGTTGAAGCTCTTCTGTGATATGGCACATCTTTCCCATCCCCAAGCTCCCACCATGACCAGTCTACTCCTCAGCTGTCTCTCTCTTCCGGTCCCTCACAGTAGCAACCTCACCCACAACAGTCTGACGGGCTTCCAGTGCCTCATGGTATCCCTGCCTTCTGTGTGCCACATACTAAGTGTCTGACCTACTGAGTTCTTGGGTACAACACCCAGGGAACACTGGAGTTCTTCTTGCCTCTCCGAGCCTTGCTACTTACTCAGCAGGTAGAAAACAATAATCATTAAGGACAAaaaggaagctgggtggtggtggtgcatgcctctaatctcagcactcaggaggcagaagcaggtgaatcactgtgagttcgaggtgaTACTTAGACCCTGACATTTTGGCTCTCTTCCCCAAAAGCAAGCAACAGAGGAGGTAAATGCTACCTGTGAAAGGCTACCTACCAACCCTGATAATACAAGATGGACACAAGAAATGGACTACTGAAATAGTAAGCCAAATCAGCATAGTCCTGGAAATGCCTTTGAAATAAACAGAAGGCATTTGATTTTGCTTAAGCTAATTGTGATTTCATTTGATCCACTCATACCTTAACTGAGTCCCTGGACACATGTGATAAATGACAAAATTTGGCTTTTGACAGAAAAGCCTGATAGAAATAAGCAAAGAGGAAAAGTCAGTCTAGGGCACACAATGAAACCAGTAAAATGCCAAAGGCCaatgttaataaagaaaaacGCTGATGCCTGTGTTCTTACTAGGTcgaattttaaatataatcaaaTCATTCTCAACATATAAaggaacaaaaaaaggaaaagaaactttcAGAGATAGTGAAAACTACTGTTACCGCAGTGAACTTTCCTCTCACGGCAACCATGgcaaccaccacaacaaaatacTCCACTTATTAACACCTTAGCCAGAAAGAGTTCTTTCCTCTAAGATGACTAAGCAAGCACTGTATGGAACACCCTAgtggcatcatcatcatcaccatcaccataatAATAACCACCTATGTGCCAAGAATTCCACCAAGACCCTCCTAAAGACAGTCAGAGTTAATGGTCATGAGTGGTCACACACCTGTGATATAAGAAGGGTGTTACTACCATTCCAATTCTCCAGTTGGAAAACAAGAGAGGTTTAAAGGAGCTGCCCTCCCCTGCTAGCATGCAGAGCCATTGGCAAGCTTTTGCTTTCTGTAGTTATGTCCCACAAGGTGTGCAAGGGTGGAGGTGGGCTCCAGTGTCCTTCCatctcatttctctctgtcttcttcccaaAGCAACAGATTAATCTAGTTCAAAGTCAGATATAGTCTTCCAGCACCTAGGAGGTTaatgcaggaggatcatgaaaggtttgaggccagtctgggatacccCAGTTTGTTCCAGGTCAAGTCTTGGCCAAAATATGACATGCgcaaagaactaaaaataaaatatatcaggGCTGggaaaaatagctcagtggttaagaagacaTACTGCTCTTCCTagggacctaagttcaattcccagaacccacctcaggtggctcacaactgcctataaccccagctctaaggggatctaacacctctgacctctgtggacacttgCATTCATGTGCAAATACCCACACATacagataattaaaataaatctttaaaaataaaataaattttgcaggGCATGATGGTGTGCAACTttgacctcagcacttgggaagcagaaacagacagatctctgtgaactcaaggccatcctggtctatatagtgacactctatttcaaataaaaataaaatcttttttttttcttctttttgagacagggtttcactatgtagctgtggctggTCTAGAACTATGTATACAGACCAGATTAGCctccaagtcacagagatctccctgcctctgcctctgaaccCAGCtgactaaaataaatcttaaaacaacaacaaagtcctTTTGTGACTGGCGGCGGACGAGGACGGACCGCCATGAAGGCCTCGGGCACACTCCGGGAGTACAAGGTGGTGGGGCGCTGCTTGCCCACCCCGAAGTGCCACACACCACCGCTGTACCGAATGCGCATCTTCGCACCCAACCATGTGGTGGCCAAGTCCCGCTTCTGGTACTTCGTGTCACAGctaaagaagatgaagaagtcaTCTGGGGAGATCGTGTATTGTGGGCAGGTATTCGAGAAGTCCCCCCTGCGCGTGAAGAACTTCGGCATCTGGCTGCGCTATGACTCCCGCAGTGGGACACACAACATGTACCGCGAGTACCGCGACCTGACCACTGCTGGGGCTGTCACACAGTGCTACCGAGACATGGGTGCCCGGCATCGTGCCCGTGCACACTCCATCCAGATCATGAAGGTGGAAGAGATTGCCGCCGGCAAATGTCGCAGGCCGGCTGTCAAGCAGTTCCATGACTCTAAGATCAAGTTCCCGCTGCCCCACCGTGTTCTGCGGCGCCAGCACAAGCCTCGCTTCACTACCAAGAGGCCTAACACCTTCTTCTAGACCCAGAGACCCACTGAATAAAGCTCCagagttctaaaaaaaaaaaaacaacaacaacaacaacaacaaagtaactACTCCACCTGCTGTGAACACCTACCTCTGTTAGTCCCTAAACTGCACAGAAGTCCCCAGGTGCCACCATGAGCATAAGCCTAGCAAAGTGAAGAATGCAGCTTCAAAGGCTGCAAACCTATTGATGAGACACAAGGACAATTCCCTGTTGTTAAGACAGCTTGTACATACCCTATGAATATGGGGCAGTTCATCTTCAAATCTGATAACCACATGCAGCCTGGAAAGTTTTACACATCTGCATTGCAACCACAcaacacatatatgcaaacacatatgTACAGACAAGGCCTAAACAAACGCCAAACAGATTCTTTCTGAAACCCACTTGTCACATGGGATGATTCCATGCAGAACAGTCCAAAAGCATCCAACATCCTGCTGAGGACATGCAGAAAAGAATGACAGCTTTAACCTAGTAACCATTTAGGATTGAGGATACTTACGATGTACCTTTCTGCATCCTAAGGTTCTTCCTGCATCCTAAGGAGTAATGTCCTTCTGGTGCCCTAGCACATCTGCCACTGACTGAGTTTCACTGCATCCTGGGAGTAATGCTGGAGATGGCAGGAGGGTGTAAAGGATGATCTGACCCTAAGAGGATGGCAGCGTGTGGCAGCTGTTTGGTCAGAATGCAGGAAGTGCTACTTGGCAGAGCCTTTGGATGCACCATCTGCAAATTGTATAGTGTTGGATCTGACCCAGGGAGATGCCACAGGAAACACatgtaggagaaaaaaaaaagcggaAGCTTGGACAGATCACCAAACTAAAGCCACAGCTAAGAAAGTGATTGTTTTAGGAAGaacgtttttttttctttttttttccgagacagggtttctctgtagctttggagcctgtcctgaaactagctcttgtagaccaggctggcctcgaactcacagagatctgtctgcctctgcctcctgagtgctgggattaaaggtgtacaccaccactgcccagcaagaaaaACTTTTGATGTCCTTCTATGGCCTATTAAATCATTATCAGCAACCGCCAACTTTGAGGTAATTTGGCGGGGGCAATGAGGATACGACTCAgtgctagagtgcttgcctaacacatcaggccttgggttcaatccccagcccaactaattaattataataaataatacataaatacttGCTATGGGAAGAGGACTAGGCTGTACATTCTAATATTGCATTAACAGAAGAAAAGCAGTGTGTCTCAATCACACAGATGGCAAGCACTGGATGCATTAAAAACCAGTGGGGAAAGTGtctgagctttttaaaaaaaaatgttcaaaatggaGAAAAGGCTATggagttatagattaaaaaaaaaaaaaaaaaaaaaaaagcagggccATGGAGATGGCTGAGTGAGTAAATGCTCTTGTCTCCAAGCCTGACAacgtgagttcaattcctggggtttacactgtggaaggagaaaagaaccaactcctcagAGTCGTCCTCTATAAACATGCTGGGCGTGCACATGggctcgtgtatgtgtgtgtgtgcgtgtgtgtgtgtactaaattttaaaagtaaaaacaacaaaaaagtaatgcATCTAAGCCAGACAGTGATAGTGtctgcctttaaccctagcacttgggaggcaaagtcaggtggatctctgagtttgaggccaccctgaaatttcagggcagccaggctagagagaaatcctgtccccccaaaaaacaacaaagaaaacaaagaaacaaaaacccatcaaaataaaaaccatgcaaaaaaacaaaaagcaatgcaTCTAAACTTtgcctttaaaagtatttttactgCCAGGACTGAGGCAGAATATCTGTTTGAGGATAAGCTAATTTCTTCTTCATACTATTTATTCATCAAAGTCATCAAAGTAAGTGATCCTTACATCAAGTTGGCCATGATGGTGTacatatgtaatcccagcactcaggaggctaaggaagCAAGCTTGATTTCCAGACTAACTTGGTCTACATGGAGTTCAACGCTAGCTGGGGCTACATAGGTAGACACTGTATcaaaatatacacaaaacaaaatgttttaaattttttggtaTCTATTCTGTAGACCACGATAGCTTGACTGGATGCCTGGAATGCTGGGTACACAGAGTGGAGGCTGAGTAAGCATCTGCTGAGCTGGAAAACAGGGCCTCTCAAGAGAAGACAGCCAAGAGTCCCTGTACCTTCGGTGAGTCTCAGAGCAGCACCTAACAACAACCAAGGGGAACTGTCATGGAAAGGCACGAGTGAGAAAGCACTTCAGTGTGCCACAGCCATGGAAACAAGCCTGTTATGCTAACGAAAATCTCCTGACTCCACAAATAAAtggagaagaaaacacagaatcaGACCATTCCCGTTTAAATACTGTACGATAGGATCAAATTGCCACAAATACAGGATTACAGGTTCAGTACTCACCAAAGAAATGGTCCTACACAAGGACTAGGAAATAATGCATTTGTTTCCTTGggagataaagaaaaaatgtatagttcttacaattaaaaaaaattccttttccatctccatctctcttcttgccttttctccctgtcttagtgtttctgtggctgtgataaaacactctgaccaaaagcaactaggGGAAAAAAGGCTTTACTTGGCTCACCCATCCTTCCAGGTCACACTCCACCATTCAGGAAACTCTAGGAGAAGCGCTGGTTCTTGGCCCGCTCTCTTATACCACTCAAGACCATACAAAACCTTTCCTGAGTTCCTACATGCTGGGGCCTGACTAGGCTGTCGCTGCTGGCTCTCTAGGAGACAGTTCTTTGTTCTGTCACCCTGCTGTGCCCATGTGCAAGGGTATTAATCTTTGCGGAGCCTCAGTTTACACATCTGTAATATGGGGGACAGGTTATATTTTCTCCTCAATCTAAAAACATCCACAAGTTACTGGTACTATGACTAGTGTATCCAAATCAAACAATGACAACACGCCACGAGGAAGTACATTTTAACCATATTTAGAACGCCATATAAAAACGGGTGTATGTGACTGCACCTTGAGAGCTAACATTTTCCAGGTTGATTTTAAAGAACACACAAGCACCAGCGAAGCTTTCTATTTAGCACTGAATCACGACGGAAGGCACCTTCCTCCTAGTACTGCCCGTCGTCCTCTCCTACAAGCTTCTGGGCCCAGTCACTGGCCATATCTAATCATTAAAAATGGCcaaaagggctggggaaatgactcagcagttaagaatacttgttgctcttggagaagacccggattcgattcccagcacccaactgtgacttataactgtctgtaactccagttccaggtgctcAGATGACTTCTTTTGTCTTATTTGGACACTAGGGGAAACATGTGGTACATATTCAgggaaaacactcacacacataaaataaaataaataaatccttttaaaaatgttgaggTAGCTTAGGAAAGAACTGGTAAATTTGAAGAATCATAACTGCCATTCAGTTTCAGTTTTCTAAGTACAGAATCATCCCATCTGAACATCATTTACTTCAGCTATTTGCGCTACCGGGCCTCTCCTATCGCTCTTCTCCACTGAAGAACAAAGGCCTAACTGTAGCTTAACAACTGGTACGGAGTGATGTTTACAGAATCCATTTTTGGTGAAAATGGCAGCTGAGAGAATTTGACTGGTAGTATTAATCCCACTGGTAAGCTCCACCCACACCCATACATTGCACATATATCTAATAGGATGCATGCTAAGTTAGCAAGTTTGTAATTTTCTATTCagagagtgtgtatatgtgtgaggtGCTCACATGCCATGGTGTGAAAGTCACTTCTCTCCTACCATTTGAGGCCTgtagattgaactcaggttcttcgGGTTCTCAGATGTGGCAGCAGGTTCCCTTGCccactgcaccatctccccagcacaaGTTCATTACATGTGCGATTAGCACCAAATCCAGCCCCCCAtttttttgtaagatttttatttttgtgtctacgcatgtgtatg contains:
- the LOC130887322 gene encoding 60S ribosomal protein L18a, with the protein product MKASGTLREYKVVGRCLPTPKCHTPPLYRMRIFAPNHVVAKSRFWYFVSQLKKMKKSSGEIVYCGQVFEKSPLRVKNFGIWLRYDSRSGTHNMYREYRDLTTAGAVTQCYRDMGARHRARAHSIQIMKVEEIAAGKCRRPAVKQFHDSKIKFPLPHRVLRRQHKPRFTTKRPNTFF